From Candidatus Manganitrophus morganii, the proteins below share one genomic window:
- the ispE gene encoding 4-(cytidine 5'-diphospho)-2-C-methyl-D-erythritol kinase, producing the protein MKKTVLVKAPAKVNLYLKVLGRREDGYHEILSLMQMVGLYDFVALREEPSDVRLTIVNGSSLPVDRSNLVFRAAEALQKAAFQGEARSKGVSIRLTKNIPIAAGLGGGSSDAAATLVGLNRLWGLRWSRERLARLGATLGSDVPFFLYGPTAWATGRGDEVEPATANGAGWMVLVNPGIAVSTAWVYQAFSRKLGLTKSDREITINKFIAHRPSLREIYHRPHNDLEAVTLEAFPQLTQIKKELLGLGGKGVMMSGSGPTLFACFSDYSSAKQAAAAFEKKDLVKVWIARILRRSPV; encoded by the coding sequence ATGAAAAAAACCGTTTTGGTGAAGGCCCCCGCCAAGGTCAATCTTTATTTAAAGGTTCTCGGGCGGAGAGAAGACGGCTACCATGAAATCCTATCGCTGATGCAGATGGTCGGCCTTTATGATTTCGTCGCCCTCCGGGAAGAGCCATCCGATGTTCGCTTAACGATTGTAAATGGATCTTCCCTTCCGGTCGATCGCTCCAACCTCGTCTTTCGGGCGGCGGAAGCGCTCCAAAAGGCCGCTTTCCAGGGGGAGGCGCGATCGAAGGGGGTTTCCATCCGGCTTACCAAGAACATTCCGATTGCAGCGGGGCTGGGAGGGGGAAGCAGCGATGCGGCGGCGACGTTGGTCGGTCTGAACCGCCTCTGGGGTCTCCGTTGGTCGCGTGAGCGGTTGGCCCGCCTCGGCGCCACGCTCGGAAGCGATGTCCCTTTCTTCCTCTATGGTCCGACCGCTTGGGCGACGGGAAGGGGGGATGAGGTTGAGCCGGCGACGGCGAACGGAGCGGGATGGATGGTGCTGGTCAACCCCGGAATCGCCGTCTCGACCGCTTGGGTTTATCAGGCGTTTTCGCGAAAATTAGGGTTGACAAAAAGCGACCGGGAGATTACTATAAACAAATTTATTGCGCACAGACCGTCTTTAAGGGAGATCTATCACCGCCCTCATAACGACTTGGAAGCGGTCACGTTAGAGGCCTTTCCGCAACTCACCCAAATCAAGAAGGAACTCCTCGGCTTGGGAGGAAAAGGTGTCATGATGTCGGGTAGTGGTCCGACCCTTTTTGCCTGCTTCAGCGACTATTCTTCGGCCAAACAGGCCGCCGCCGCCTTCGAAAAGAAGGACTTGGTAAAGGTGTGGATCGCCCGAATATTGAGAAGGTCGCCGGTATAG
- the ychF gene encoding redox-regulated ATPase YchF, producing MAVNCGIIGLPNVGKSTIFNALTRANAAVANYPFCTVEPNVGIVEVPDERITRLSEIYRPKKRTPTNMEFVDIAGLVEGASKGEGLGNQFLGHIREVDALVHIVRCFDDPEIVHVNGAVNPKRDVEIIDTELILKDLDSIDKRLLRVEKKAKSGDKESVREATLLTRLKEALSEGKSARQVPFSEEEAPVMKELALLTGKPILYVANVPEGDVEKGNAYSDRVIEIARQEGTECIIISGKIESEIAVLSPEEGAVFLKELGLTEPGLARLIRASYRLLGLITFFTVGEDEVKGWTISKGTPAVQAAGKIHSDIERGFIRAEIFRYDDLIRLGSAQAIKEKGLLRLEGKEYLVQDGDCVYFRFNV from the coding sequence ATGGCAGTCAATTGTGGAATTATCGGGCTTCCGAATGTCGGAAAGTCGACCATTTTTAATGCGCTGACCCGCGCCAACGCGGCGGTCGCGAACTATCCTTTCTGTACCGTCGAGCCGAACGTCGGGATCGTGGAAGTCCCGGATGAACGGATCACGCGGCTGTCGGAGATCTATCGGCCGAAGAAGCGGACGCCGACGAATATGGAATTTGTCGATATCGCCGGCTTGGTCGAAGGGGCCAGCAAGGGGGAAGGGCTCGGAAATCAATTTCTGGGCCATATCCGCGAGGTCGATGCGCTAGTCCACATCGTCCGCTGCTTCGACGATCCGGAGATCGTCCATGTCAACGGGGCGGTCAACCCGAAGCGCGATGTGGAGATCATCGATACCGAGCTGATTCTGAAAGATTTGGATTCGATCGATAAGCGGCTTCTCCGGGTCGAGAAGAAGGCGAAGTCGGGCGATAAAGAATCGGTGCGGGAGGCGACTCTCCTGACCCGTCTGAAAGAGGCCCTCTCGGAAGGAAAATCGGCGAGACAGGTTCCGTTCTCGGAAGAAGAGGCGCCGGTCATGAAGGAGCTGGCCCTTTTGACGGGAAAGCCGATTCTCTACGTGGCGAACGTGCCGGAAGGGGATGTCGAGAAGGGGAACGCCTACTCCGACCGCGTCATTGAGATCGCCCGGCAGGAGGGGACCGAGTGCATCATCATCAGCGGAAAGATCGAGTCGGAGATCGCCGTCCTTTCCCCCGAGGAGGGAGCGGTCTTCTTGAAGGAGTTGGGGCTGACCGAACCGGGGCTCGCCCGGCTGATCCGCGCCTCGTATCGTCTTCTGGGACTGATCACCTTTTTTACCGTCGGTGAGGATGAGGTCAAAGGGTGGACGATCTCGAAGGGGACCCCGGCGGTGCAGGCGGCGGGAAAGATCCATTCCGACATCGAACGGGGTTTCATCCGGGCCGAAATCTTCCGCTACGACGATTTGATCCGTCTCGGCAGCGCGCAAGCGATCAAGGAAAAGGGACTGCTCCGCTTGGAAGGGAAGGAGTATCTCGTCCAAGACGGCGACTGCGTCTATTTCCGGTTCAATGTTTAG
- a CDS encoding dihydrofolate reductase family protein: MGLLTFSINVTLDGCVDHREGIADDETHAFFTRLMDEGGAMLWGRVTYEMMESYWPAVARGEVEAPPAMREWAVKLEAKPKYVVSSTRRNFPWTNSHHIAGDLRTGVQKLKDATPAGVLLGSGKLATELDRLDLIDEYKFLVHPRIAGHGPTLYESGLPSTRRLELISAKPLRNGAVAMHYRRAR; this comes from the coding sequence ATGGGACTCTTGACCTTCAGTATCAACGTCACCCTGGACGGCTGTGTCGACCACCGGGAGGGAATCGCCGACGACGAGACACACGCCTTCTTCACCCGCCTCATGGACGAGGGCGGGGCGATGCTGTGGGGCCGCGTCACCTACGAGATGATGGAGAGCTACTGGCCGGCGGTCGCCCGCGGCGAGGTGGAGGCACCGCCGGCGATGCGCGAGTGGGCGGTCAAGTTGGAGGCCAAGCCGAAGTACGTCGTGTCCTCGACGCGAAGGAACTTCCCGTGGACCAACAGCCACCATATCGCCGGCGACCTGCGCACGGGTGTGCAGAAGCTGAAGGACGCGACCCCGGCCGGCGTGCTCCTCGGTAGCGGCAAGCTTGCGACCGAGCTGGACCGGCTGGATCTGATCGACGAGTACAAGTTCCTCGTCCACCCCAGGATCGCCGGCCACGGCCCGACCCTGTACGAGAGTGGGCTGCCCAGCACCCGACGGCTCGAGTTGATCTCGGCGAAGCCGCTCCGCAACGGCGCGGTCGCCATGCACTACCGGCGCGCGCGCTGA
- the ssb gene encoding single-stranded DNA-binding protein, with protein MVSFNKVILIGNLTKDPEIRYTPSGTAVASFGLAVNHRYKQGEETKDEVCFIDIVVFGKQAENSGQYLSKGQGVIVDGRLQQRRWETEDGQKRNKHEVVAQTIRFLPKRQDGSSEGPSRSDLPGDEGMDEVPF; from the coding sequence ATGGTCAGCTTTAACAAAGTCATTTTGATTGGAAACCTTACCAAGGATCCGGAGATCCGTTACACGCCGAGCGGAACGGCCGTCGCCAGTTTCGGGCTGGCCGTCAACCACCGCTACAAGCAGGGAGAAGAAACCAAAGATGAAGTCTGCTTCATCGATATCGTGGTCTTTGGAAAACAGGCGGAGAACAGCGGACAGTATCTTTCCAAGGGCCAGGGGGTCATCGTCGACGGGAGACTTCAGCAGCGTCGATGGGAGACGGAAGACGGTCAGAAGCGGAACAAGCATGAAGTTGTCGCCCAGACGATCCGGTTTCTGCCCAAGCGTCAAGACGGCTCCTCGGAGGGGCCTTCCCGCAGCGACCTGCCCGGTGACGAGGGGATGGATGAGGTTCCATTTTAA
- a CDS encoding DUF4149 domain-containing protein has protein sequence MEVPIPNFYFMGIQFIHLLALSIWVGGIVAIGLIVAPILFRRIKSRRTAGELMGEILRKFDLLSLFCIAALMITGIIKYWTWENLTPWNLTRYLAILVMSAGGLYSALVVSPKLRSWMASQSSAKVAAVAREGALRPAMVLASSGSAAVQTVEEVETGENPPDFNRLHHLSVRLMSINLICGVVALLMA, from the coding sequence ATGGAAGTTCCGATTCCGAACTTTTACTTCATGGGGATTCAATTCATTCACCTGCTGGCCCTTTCCATTTGGGTCGGCGGAATCGTGGCGATCGGTTTAATCGTCGCCCCCATTCTTTTCCGGCGGATCAAATCGCGGCGCACCGCGGGCGAGTTGATGGGGGAGATTTTGAGGAAGTTCGATCTTCTCTCCCTTTTTTGCATCGCGGCGCTGATGATCACCGGAATCATCAAATATTGGACCTGGGAGAATCTCACCCCCTGGAATCTTACGCGGTATCTTGCCATCCTGGTGATGTCGGCGGGGGGGCTTTACTCGGCCCTGGTCGTCTCGCCGAAACTTCGCAGCTGGATGGCCTCCCAGTCGTCGGCCAAAGTGGCCGCCGTCGCCCGAGAGGGGGCGTTGCGCCCCGCGATGGTTCTGGCCTCTTCCGGTTCGGCCGCCGTCCAAACGGTGGAAGAGGTGGAAACCGGGGAGAATCCCCCCGACTTCAATCGGCTTCATCATCTATCGGTTCGCCTGATGAGCATTAATCTGATTTGCGGCGTGGTAGCCCTTCTGATGGCATGA
- the pth gene encoding aminoacyl-tRNA hydrolase, which yields MIVGLGNPGPEYEETKHNVGFWLIDSFAKDHGISLSEKKGEARVGQGRLAVPSGQIDLVLVKPQTFMNRSGRSIQYLLQVFGLSPSEMIVVYDDLDLPCGRIRVRTKGGAGGHRGVASIIDAIGTNEFIRLRVGIGRDPSQDPADYVLTPFRSEELKQVEGSIDKGVEALPLLLEGRITEAMNRYH from the coding sequence ATGATCGTCGGGCTGGGGAACCCCGGTCCGGAGTATGAGGAGACCAAACATAACGTCGGTTTTTGGCTGATCGATTCTTTCGCAAAAGACCACGGTATTTCTCTCTCCGAAAAGAAGGGTGAAGCCAGGGTAGGACAGGGCCGATTGGCCGTCCCCTCCGGGCAGATCGATTTGGTTCTGGTGAAGCCGCAGACTTTCATGAACCGAAGCGGCCGGTCGATTCAGTATCTTCTTCAGGTTTTCGGTCTCTCCCCCTCCGAAATGATTGTGGTGTATGATGATCTCGACCTCCCGTGCGGCCGGATTCGAGTTCGGACCAAAGGGGGTGCCGGCGGCCATCGTGGGGTGGCGTCGATCATCGATGCAATTGGAACCAATGAATTTATTCGTCTCCGCGTTGGAATCGGTCGCGACCCAAGCCAAGATCCGGCCGATTATGTCCTGACCCCCTTTCGATCGGAAGAATTGAAGCAGGTGGAAGGATCGATCGACAAAGGGGTCGAGGCGCTTCCGCTTCTTTTAGAGGGACGAATTACCGAGGCGATGAATCGGTACCATTAA
- the mazG gene encoding nucleoside triphosphate pyrophosphohydrolase has product MSKSFDQLVALMERLRAEGGCPWDLAQTPESLKPFLIEEAYEVLEAIEAGKAEPLCEELGDLLFQVLFYAQIAKERSQFDIEAVVKTSLEKMTRRHPHVFSPEQSEAPPLDQQAVLSRWEEMKKKEDRNQSRKSALDGIPRQLPALLRAHQIQARAARVGFDWKTIEPVFGKIEEEFQEVRIAAAEGVPARIEAEVGDLLFTVVNAARFLKVNPEDALRGTIQRFTDRFQIMESEAKQRGVSLDTLSLEEMDALWEKAKKDETREA; this is encoded by the coding sequence ATGTCGAAATCATTCGATCAGCTCGTCGCGCTGATGGAACGGCTGCGCGCGGAAGGGGGATGTCCGTGGGACCTCGCGCAGACCCCCGAATCGCTGAAGCCCTTTTTAATCGAAGAAGCGTATGAAGTCCTCGAAGCGATCGAAGCGGGAAAGGCCGAGCCGCTCTGCGAGGAGCTCGGCGACCTTCTCTTCCAGGTTCTCTTCTATGCGCAAATCGCGAAGGAGCGAAGCCAGTTCGATATCGAAGCGGTCGTGAAGACCTCGTTGGAAAAGATGACCCGCCGGCATCCGCACGTCTTCTCCCCGGAGCAATCGGAGGCCCCTCCCCTCGATCAGCAAGCGGTCTTATCCCGATGGGAGGAGATGAAGAAAAAAGAAGATCGAAATCAATCCCGCAAATCGGCATTAGACGGAATTCCGCGACAGCTTCCGGCGCTTTTGCGAGCGCACCAGATCCAGGCGAGGGCGGCCCGGGTCGGATTTGATTGGAAGACGATTGAGCCGGTCTTTGGTAAAATTGAGGAAGAATTTCAGGAGGTTCGAATCGCGGCGGCGGAAGGCGTTCCCGCTCGGATTGAAGCGGAGGTCGGAGATCTCCTCTTCACGGTGGTGAATGCGGCCCGCTTCCTAAAGGTGAACCCGGAAGATGCGCTTCGCGGGACGATTCAACGTTTCACCGACCGGTTTCAAATAATGGAGTCGGAAGCAAAACAGCGGGGGGTGTCGCTCGACACGCTCTCTCTGGAGGAAATGGATGCCCTCTGGGAAAAAGCGAAGAAAGATGAAACACGGGAGGCGTGA
- a CDS encoding MarR family transcriptional regulator, producing the protein MANKDTAISKIDQVNTAFSTSPIVKGLIDGGLSLIPFLGQAITSALDTRAFQLFEQNSKSFAEEVKKLMDKVDESKVDKRFIHSTEFVSLLIDILARNAHTHEEEKINLYAKLFVNFTKHGNSETPYKEGLIRIIDELGVEHIRILAFIKEKDKISTPKDGKSSTTDVQLHEIAQATGIPKSRVQAYCDQMIRFGLLQDAAIGYFGYEPGSYAITEYGYELTRFLTEQVS; encoded by the coding sequence ATGGCAAACAAAGACACAGCTATTTCCAAGATAGATCAGGTCAACACCGCTTTTTCAACTTCGCCTATTGTCAAGGGTCTGATCGACGGTGGATTATCCCTTATTCCCTTCCTCGGGCAAGCGATTACCTCCGCACTAGATACGCGAGCATTTCAACTTTTTGAACAAAATTCGAAGAGTTTTGCGGAAGAAGTAAAAAAACTGATGGACAAAGTTGACGAGAGTAAAGTTGATAAACGCTTCATTCATTCTACCGAATTTGTTTCTCTTCTAATCGATATACTAGCCCGAAATGCCCACACTCATGAAGAAGAAAAAATTAATCTCTATGCAAAGCTCTTTGTCAATTTCACAAAGCATGGAAATTCAGAAACTCCATATAAGGAAGGACTAATCCGGATAATAGATGAACTCGGTGTAGAACACATCCGAATTTTGGCTTTCATCAAAGAAAAGGATAAAATTTCTACTCCCAAGGATGGTAAGTCATCAACCACTGATGTCCAATTACATGAGATCGCGCAGGCCACCGGCATACCTAAATCTCGTGTCCAAGCGTATTGTGATCAGATGATACGATTTGGTTTGCTTCAAGATGCAGCTATAGGTTATTTCGGCTATGAGCCCGGCTCATATGCTATAACTGAATACGGGTACGAATTGACGAGATTTCTAACAGAACAGGTTTCGTGA
- a CDS encoding YciI family protein, translating into MSPNNALHSDGLALLGPPVSAGVRPERRNDTMPRYLISFDDGSMDHIPDEDWPSVGEASHNVVREAKAAGVWIFGGGVQRQQSTIVATDGTISAGPVPETKAVIGGFSIIEVSSREEALVWAARLAAGCRCAQEVREIMFDPES; encoded by the coding sequence ATGTCGCCTAACAACGCGCTGCACTCGGACGGCCTCGCGTTGCTCGGCCCGCCGGTGAGCGCGGGCGTTAGGCCAGAAAGAAGGAACGATACGATGCCTCGGTACTTGATTTCGTTTGATGACGGCTCGATGGACCATATTCCTGATGAAGATTGGCCGTCGGTGGGCGAGGCATCACATAATGTGGTTCGGGAAGCAAAGGCCGCAGGGGTTTGGATCTTCGGCGGCGGTGTCCAGCGCCAGCAATCGACCATTGTTGCGACAGACGGGACCATCTCGGCCGGACCAGTGCCGGAGACAAAGGCAGTTATCGGCGGGTTTTCAATCATCGAGGTTTCTTCACGTGAGGAGGCACTCGTTTGGGCTGCCCGGCTCGCCGCTGGGTGTCGCTGCGCGCAGGAGGTTCGCGAGATCATGTTCGACCCGGAGTCCTGA
- the rpsF gene encoding 30S ribosomal protein S6: MNGYETIFIVKPSLSDEEVAKITEKIKGVIQKAGGEVVVTENWGKKKLAYEVRKEKKGTYLIAHFKGTGTTVSELERSYRLDESIIKFITIKIQDEQLGKTLPARDEKPVSSFRDRESVGGR, translated from the coding sequence ATGAACGGATATGAGACGATTTTCATCGTCAAACCGTCCCTTTCCGATGAAGAGGTCGCCAAGATCACTGAAAAGATCAAAGGGGTGATCCAGAAAGCGGGAGGGGAAGTGGTCGTCACCGAGAATTGGGGCAAAAAGAAGCTCGCCTACGAAGTGCGGAAGGAAAAGAAAGGGACCTATCTGATCGCCCATTTCAAGGGAACCGGGACGACGGTCTCCGAACTGGAACGGAGCTATCGACTCGACGAGTCGATCATCAAGTTCATCACCATCAAAATCCAGGATGAGCAGCTTGGAAAAACCCTTCCCGCACGCGATGAAAAGCCGGTCTCATCGTTCCGTGATCGGGAATCGGTCGGAGGGAGATAA
- a CDS encoding PilZ domain-containing protein: MLTSERKPKVNRRESTRVPFIVLEVKGKYSNKVFLAYAENISQGGLFLSSAQTLKVGDRFPIEFILPDNKTKVRCTCEVTWKKKYDHNGIISEGVGVRFIDLPASQKKIISGWIDKEEKKKRGS; the protein is encoded by the coding sequence ATGCTGACTTCTGAACGGAAACCAAAGGTCAACCGGCGGGAATCCACCAGGGTCCCGTTCATCGTTCTCGAGGTCAAGGGAAAGTACTCCAACAAGGTCTTCCTGGCGTATGCCGAGAATATCAGCCAAGGAGGGCTCTTCCTCTCCTCGGCGCAGACGCTGAAGGTCGGAGATCGTTTTCCCATCGAGTTTATCCTTCCCGACAACAAAACGAAGGTTCGCTGCACCTGCGAGGTCACCTGGAAGAAGAAATACGACCACAACGGAATTATTTCCGAAGGGGTCGGCGTTCGCTTTATCGACCTTCCGGCGAGTCAAAAGAAGATCATCAGCGGCTGGATCGATAAGGAAGAGAAGAAAAAACGTGGTTCATGA
- a CDS encoding ribose-phosphate pyrophosphokinase: protein MRRLKLFSGNSNPVLTKEICDYLGISLGHAVVSTFSDGEIFIKIDENVRGSDVFVVQSTSEPVNNHIMELLILIDALRRASAEKITAVIPYYGYARQDRKDQPRVPITAKVVADLIATAGADRVLTIDLHAGQIQGFFNIPVDHLYATPVLLDYFRKKKFNDLVVVSPDAGGVERARAFAKRLNVGLAIIDKRREGPNRTKIMNIIGDVVGRDILILDDMIDTAGTIAQAAAAIKAKGAARIVAGCTHPVLSGPALQRLSEAPIDEIVVTNTIPLKGKEQVCKKITVLSIASLIGEAIKRIHEEASVSSLFV from the coding sequence ATGCGACGGTTGAAGCTTTTTTCGGGTAATTCAAATCCAGTCCTCACCAAAGAGATCTGTGATTACCTCGGTATCTCGCTCGGACATGCCGTCGTCTCCACGTTCAGTGATGGAGAAATCTTCATCAAGATCGACGAGAATGTTCGCGGCAGCGATGTCTTTGTCGTTCAATCGACTTCGGAACCGGTGAATAATCATATCATGGAACTGCTGATCCTGATCGATGCCCTCCGGCGCGCCTCGGCAGAGAAGATCACGGCGGTCATCCCCTATTACGGATATGCGCGGCAGGACCGGAAAGACCAACCCCGGGTGCCGATCACGGCGAAGGTCGTGGCCGATCTGATCGCAACGGCGGGGGCCGATCGGGTTTTGACGATCGACCTTCATGCCGGACAGATCCAAGGCTTTTTCAACATCCCGGTCGATCATCTTTATGCGACGCCGGTTTTGCTCGACTATTTCAGGAAGAAGAAGTTTAACGATCTTGTCGTGGTCTCCCCCGATGCGGGGGGGGTGGAGCGGGCGCGGGCCTTCGCCAAGAGATTGAATGTCGGTTTGGCTATTATCGATAAACGGCGGGAGGGACCCAACCGGACGAAGATTATGAATATTATCGGTGATGTCGTCGGGCGGGATATCCTGATCCTCGACGACATGATCGATACGGCGGGGACCATCGCACAGGCGGCGGCGGCGATTAAAGCGAAGGGAGCGGCCCGGATCGTTGCCGGGTGCACGCACCCGGTCCTATCGGGTCCGGCCTTGCAGCGGCTCTCCGAAGCCCCCATTGATGAGATCGTGGTGACGAATACGATCCCGCTGAAGGGGAAAGAGCAGGTCTGTAAGAAAATTACCGTTTTGTCGATCGCTTCCCTCATCGGTGAAGCGATTAAGCGGATTCACGAAGAGGCGTCGGTCAGCTCTCTCTTCGTATAA
- a CDS encoding 50S ribosomal protein L25, whose product MQKIEIQSEFRKEAGKGVARQLRMRGKIPAVLYGAGASTLLTMDPKDINKVLHSASGENTLITLQITGGSGEESRVAILRDFQRDPITGKVLHADLFEINMNEPIVVKVPVEVTGTVSVGVKEGGVLQHNLREMEIRCLPSLIPDHIQVDASALAIGESVHAKDIRLAEGIEVMTDPDQVVVSVAAPISEAKLEELLTAPKEIKEPEVLTKKEGEEAPKAEGGKGEAKAGEAKAKPEAKGKEEKKETKK is encoded by the coding sequence ATGCAAAAGATTGAGATTCAAAGTGAATTTCGAAAAGAGGCCGGCAAGGGTGTCGCCCGGCAGCTGAGAATGCGCGGAAAAATCCCGGCGGTGCTCTACGGCGCCGGCGCTTCCACCCTGCTGACCATGGACCCCAAAGATATCAACAAGGTGCTCCATTCGGCCTCGGGAGAAAATACGCTGATTACCCTCCAAATCACGGGGGGATCGGGCGAGGAATCCCGTGTGGCGATCTTGCGTGACTTTCAGCGGGACCCGATCACCGGAAAGGTCTTGCATGCCGATCTCTTCGAGATCAATATGAATGAGCCGATCGTGGTCAAGGTGCCGGTCGAGGTCACCGGGACGGTGTCGGTCGGGGTGAAAGAGGGAGGGGTGCTTCAGCACAACCTCCGCGAGATGGAGATTCGCTGTCTCCCTTCGCTGATTCCGGATCATATTCAGGTGGATGCCTCCGCGTTGGCGATCGGGGAATCGGTTCATGCAAAGGATATCCGATTGGCGGAAGGGATCGAAGTGATGACCGATCCCGACCAGGTGGTCGTCTCCGTCGCCGCCCCGATTTCCGAGGCGAAGCTGGAAGAGCTCTTGACCGCGCCCAAGGAGATCAAGGAGCCGGAGGTCCTCACCAAAAAGGAGGGAGAGGAAGCTCCGAAGGCCGAGGGGGGGAAGGGAGAGGCCAAAGCGGGAGAGGCCAAAGCGAAACCCGAGGCGAAGGGGAAGGAAGAGAAAAAAGAGACCAAGAAGTAA
- the rpsR gene encoding 30S ribosomal protein S18: MEKKYFQRRRVCRFCTEKKETVDYKEIQVLKGFLTERGKIIPRRISGNCAAHQRHLTAAIKRARNIAFLAFAEER; encoded by the coding sequence GTGGAGAAGAAATATTTTCAACGGAGGCGCGTCTGCCGTTTTTGCACTGAAAAGAAAGAGACGGTCGATTACAAGGAGATCCAGGTTTTAAAGGGATTTCTCACCGAGCGGGGGAAGATCATCCCACGGCGGATTTCCGGAAACTGCGCCGCGCACCAGCGGCATCTGACCGCCGCGATCAAGCGCGCCCGGAATATCGCCTTCTTGGCTTTTGCGGAAGAGCGATAG
- a CDS encoding septal ring lytic transglycosylase RlpA family protein encodes MSLTINTKRFFPTSFPHSLSIHLVILVGLLAFSGCAGSPRKADYDLGYRETGRASWYGKDFHGRPTSSGEIYNMFDLSAAHQTLPFGTQLRVTKLDSGRSVRVKVNDRGPFVGDRILDLSYEAARKLGMIQAGTADVEIEIVGFEKMRGHGDFFIQVGSFQSKENAARIKEKLGGQGQAVRMETIETGDGPAHRVRVGPFRSEKAARAAVRRLRKQLASESLKPIILRE; translated from the coding sequence ATGTCTTTGACGATTAACACAAAGCGCTTCTTTCCAACCTCTTTTCCTCATTCTCTCTCTATTCATCTCGTTATTCTGGTCGGACTCCTTGCGTTCAGCGGGTGCGCCGGCTCCCCCCGCAAGGCCGATTATGACCTCGGCTACCGGGAGACCGGCCGGGCTTCTTGGTATGGAAAAGATTTCCATGGAAGGCCGACCAGCAGCGGCGAAATTTATAATATGTTCGACCTTTCCGCAGCGCACCAGACCCTTCCTTTCGGGACCCAACTTCGCGTAACGAAACTGGACAGCGGACGGAGCGTTCGGGTGAAAGTGAACGATCGGGGACCGTTCGTGGGCGATCGGATTCTCGATCTTTCCTACGAGGCGGCCAGAAAATTGGGAATGATTCAAGCGGGAACGGCCGACGTTGAAATCGAGATCGTCGGTTTTGAGAAAATGCGCGGCCACGGCGATTTTTTCATTCAGGTCGGCTCCTTTCAATCCAAGGAGAATGCCGCTCGGATCAAGGAAAAGCTGGGGGGGCAGGGTCAAGCGGTCCGCATGGAGACGATTGAAACGGGAGACGGACCCGCCCACCGGGTTCGGGTCGGACCGTTTCGCTCCGAGAAGGCGGCCCGCGCAGCCGTCCGGCGGCTCCGAAAGCAGCTCGCGTCGGAGTCGCTGAAACCGATTATACTAAGAGAGTAA